The Bacillota bacterium genome has a window encoding:
- a CDS encoding site-specific integrase, with amino-acid sequence MHSLAGGESVVQAGFQEAVPRADGVHLDPGTLLRAERALYLTPDPRRNRALLHLTIAFGCIPVDLAGLRLEDVDLTEGRIRWRRAAGLAAPLSRPLVDDLRDYLERERRGRSSQLFLTRLGHPLTARTLALLFRRLGREVGSGQLSPAALRQRRLRLLRAAGGAAPWLRHGLLWLYLADPSPLADPARPGAGAGDGGEGLTRS; translated from the coding sequence GTGCATTCTCTCGCGGGCGGTGAGAGCGTGGTCCAGGCAGGCTTCCAGGAAGCGGTGCCCCGCGCCGACGGGGTGCATCTCGACCCCGGGACGCTCCTGCGCGCGGAGCGGGCCCTCTACCTGACGCCCGACCCGCGCCGCAACCGGGCGCTGCTCCACCTGACCATCGCCTTCGGCTGCATCCCGGTCGACCTGGCCGGGCTCCGCCTGGAGGATGTCGACCTGACCGAGGGGCGCATCCGCTGGAGGCGGGCCGCCGGCCTCGCGGCGCCGCTCTCGCGGCCCCTGGTGGACGACCTGCGCGACTACCTGGAACGCGAGCGGCGCGGCCGGAGCAGCCAGCTCTTTCTCACCCGCCTCGGCCACCCGCTGACGGCACGCACCCTCGCCCTCCTCTTCCGCCGCCTGGGGCGCGAGGTGGGGAGCGGCCAGCTCTCGCCGGCGGCGCTGCGCCAGCGCCGGCTGCGCCTGCTGCGCGCGGCCGGCGGGGCGGCCCCCTGGCTCCGCCACGGGCTCCTCTGGCTTTACCTGGCCGACCCGTCGCCGCTGGCCGACCCCGCCCGGCCCGGTGCGGGGGCGGGCGACGGCGGAGAGGGACTCACGCGGAGCTAG
- a CDS encoding AbrB/MazE/SpoVT family DNA-binding domain-containing protein produces MKATGIVRRIDDLGRIVIPIEIRRSMNIRDGDPLEIFVEKDGEVILKKYSALADLDRLAQAVMEAVHSTTGFLSLLTDRDQVVAVAGEEGQRFLGKEVGVPVLNAMEERREARFRTTAHHHEGATVGGGDTCPFASEVIAPVVVAGDPVGAVIVASLENGRDVGEGEAKVAAATAGFLARHLAG; encoded by the coding sequence GTGAAGGCGACGGGGATCGTACGGCGCATCGATGACCTGGGCCGCATCGTCATTCCCATCGAGATCCGCCGCAGCATGAACATCCGGGATGGGGACCCTCTCGAGATCTTCGTGGAGAAAGACGGCGAGGTGATCCTCAAGAAGTATTCCGCGCTGGCCGACCTGGACCGCCTGGCGCAGGCGGTGATGGAGGCGGTCCACTCCACCACCGGCTTCCTCAGCCTGCTGACCGACCGGGACCAGGTGGTGGCGGTCGCGGGCGAGGAAGGCCAGCGCTTTCTCGGCAAGGAAGTGGGCGTGCCCGTGCTCAACGCCATGGAGGAGCGGCGCGAGGCGCGCTTTCGGACCACCGCCCACCATCATGAAGGGGCGACGGTGGGCGGCGGCGACACCTGCCCCTTCGCCAGCGAGGTGATCGCCCCCGTAGTGGTGGCGGGCGACCCCGTCGGCGCCGTCATCGTCGCCTCGCTGGAGAACGGGCGCGACGTGGGCGAGGGCGAGGCCAAGGTGGCCGCGGCCACGGCCGGCTTCCTGGCGCGCCACCTGGCCGGCTGA